AATATATAGCAGATGCAAGCCCAACATGGATGATTCCCCTCTCTAATAAGAGCGGGCAACAGTATGACTTTGCTGACCAGCCAATTTTGACTTACGCTTTTCTATATTCCACTCCCGTTCAAGTTTATTAATTTGGATATTACAGGATAACGTTGTTTCCTGTTCATTTAAATGATCTTCTAAAGCGAACACCTTCGTCAAATAAGTCAAAAGTTCATCAGCATTTTCTTCTCCGGGTACTTCTTTTAGGGCTGTAATAGGATCACGAAGAAGTTGATTTATAATACTTTTCATATGTTTTCTAATCACTTTCTTTTCACGTTCAGATAAACTTGATAGCTTTCTCTCAAGACTTTCCATCGTGTCAGCTTGAATAGAAGTGGCTTTTTCACGAAGTGCCGTTATGATAGGGACTACCCCTAATGTATCTAACCACTGACTAAAGTCTATTAGTTCTTCTTCCACCATAAGTTCAATTTTTTCGGCTTCCTGCTTTCGTTCTTCTAAGTTCGCAGCGACAATACCTTGTAAATCATCGATATCATACAAATACACATTATCAAGATCAGCAAGTTCAGGATCAAGGTCTCGTGGGACAGCTATATCAACGAGGAAAAGCGGCCGTCCATTACGCTTCTTAACTAAGTTAAGGACTTCTCCCTTTGTAATCACGTAATTCTTTGACCCTGTAGAGCTAATCATAATGTCCGTGGCTTCAAGTGATTGGTCAAGCCGGTTCATATCTTCTGCACGACCCAAAAACTTCTTTGCTAGCTCTTCTGCCTTTTGTTTTGTTCTATTAATCACTGTGATATCATTCACCCCATTAGAGGACAAATGTTTCGCAGTCAATTCACTCATTTTCCCAGCTCCCATAAGGAGCACTTTTTTATCGGTGAAATCACCAAAGATTTTTTTACCTAATTCAACAGCTGCATAACTAACGGAAACAGCATTTTCACCGATAGCTGTTTCTGAATGGGCACGTTTTGCTAATGTGACGGCTTGTTTAAATAACTGATTAAAGATAGTGCCAGTCGTGTCTTGTTTTTGCGCGGCTAAAAAACTTGCTCTTACTTGACCAAGAATTTGCGTTTCACCAAGAACCATCGAGTCAAGGCCACAAGCTACACGAAAGAGATGCTCAATCGCATGCTCATCTTCACGAACTTGCAAATAGTGGCTAAATTCTTCCTTAGCAATACCAAACCATTCAGAAAGAAACACCTTTGTATAGTAACGCCCCGTGTGCAACTGATCTGCCACAACATAGAGTTCCGTACGGTTGCAAGTAGAGATAACAACATTTTCCAAGATGCTTTTAGATTGACGAAGC
The Salipaludibacillus sp. LMS25 DNA segment above includes these coding regions:
- the hemA gene encoding glutamyl-tRNA reductase is translated as MHILVISLNYKTTPVEIREKFSFQDDLEDALIKLRQSKSILENVVISTCNRTELYVVADQLHTGRYYTKVFLSEWFGIAKEEFSHYLQVREDEHAIEHLFRVACGLDSMVLGETQILGQVRASFLAAQKQDTTGTIFNQLFKQAVTLAKRAHSETAIGENAVSVSYAAVELGKKIFGDFTDKKVLLMGAGKMSELTAKHLSSNGVNDITVINRTKQKAEELAKKFLGRAEDMNRLDQSLEATDIMISSTGSKNYVITKGEVLNLVKKRNGRPLFLVDIAVPRDLDPELADLDNVYLYDIDDLQGIVAANLEERKQEAEKIELMVEEELIDFSQWLDTLGVVPIITALREKATSIQADTMESLERKLSSLSEREKKVIRKHMKSIINQLLRDPITALKEVPGEENADELLTYLTKVFALEDHLNEQETTLSCNIQINKLEREWNIEKRKSKLAGQQSHTVARSY